The DNA segment AGCAGATTGAAACGCTGGCCAGTTTAGCTAACAGCTTGCATGCGAGTCTATCATTATCAGTCAGGACGACTGTTTTGACATTCTATGGACTTACGCATCAGTATGAACGACTATGACAGGGAAGGACAAAGCACAAATTACGAACCCTTTAATCCTGTCATGAACACGTTTATACACATGGTTTATATACATGTTTTTTTAACAAACTGTCTTGTGCATTGCAGCACTAAACTCACTGGAACACCAACATATATTGTTGCACACTTTGGAATTGAATACCTCTAAAACTGATGTCCTGAAAATTTTTTCCAAATGTATATTACAGACTCACCGGCTAAATTCTAAAATGCAATATGTGACATTGAGTAATTAATTAAGGTCATTTGTGATGTTTCTGGTTAGTTGAATATGAATTTTGATTACTTGTGCGCATAATGTCTGCCTATATGAGTAATTCAGCTCAATGACTAGAACTATGCTATCCGCCACAGAGAATCTTTTTGAAATCTGTGCTGTCTAAACACCCAGTACTGTGTTTCCCCAACCGGTCTGGTATTGCATTTCTGCTACCGGACACTGTGCGCTAAGCTACTACACTTGTCACAATTTTGCCCCATAAACGGCCACAGTAAGGCAATGTGTGCATGCAAACAGAGCATGCCTGTAGCAGGCAACTCCTTCAACATTTATTCTCAAAAAGGCTGCACAATCCAGCGTAGAAAGCAATCACTCCCAGAGGGCACAACAGAACTACAGTGTTTAACAGTCGCACTTGTTAGCCAGCTAGGCGGGCTCACTTTTTGTTGATGTACACGACAATTGCACTCGTCCCCCTGGACACATTGTGTGTCTTCATGTGCACCTGGAGGGACTCCACATTGACAAAGTCACGCTGACACACCTCGCACGTTGCCACAGGTCGCACTGGCTCGTGCTCCGAGGCCACGTGCTGCTTGAGGTGCAGCTTGCGCGCGAACCCCTTGCCGCACTCGGCACAGTAGAAGGCTCGCTCTCCAGTGTGCTTGCGCATGTGCGCCTGCAGGCCGGCAAACTTGGCAAATCCCCGGGAGCACACCTCACACTGGTGTGCATGCTCACCCGTGTGGGTCTTGACGTGGGAGGCCAGCGCCGTTGCTGTAGAGAACTCCTGCGGGCAGATCTCGCAGTGAAACTGTCGCTCCTGCGAGTGCTTCTTACGATGTGAAGACAAGTTGGAAGCAGTGGAAAAGCGCAGTGGGCAAAGTTCACATTTGTATGGCTTTTCACCCGTGTGGGTGCGAATGTGCCGCACCAGTGTGTTGTTGAACGTGAAGGAG comes from the Dermacentor variabilis isolate Ectoservices chromosome 2, ASM5094787v1, whole genome shotgun sequence genome and includes:
- the LOC142571309 gene encoding uncharacterized protein LOC142571309, producing the protein MSAAWSTLGRSVIVNCFRHAGFAEGRPAHSAGLTPGVTDDDEEASPAPGIAAAWKTLGEIGTVPPNLELDEYIGADACVVVHEDVSDEQIIKAARNDKDSSDEEDDDVQEAPAAATAVQVHQNSHSKERPYACRVCEKRFNAASTLYAHMKIHTGERPYTCTICNRSFTFNNTLVRHIRTHTGEKPYKCELCPLRFSTASNLSSHRKKHSQERQFHCEICPQEFSTATALASHVKTHTGEHAHQCEVCSRGFAKFAGLQAHMRKHTGERAFYCAECGKGFARKLHLKQHVASEHEPVRPVATCEVCQRDFVNVESLQVHMKTHNVSRGTSAIVVYINKK